In Triticum aestivum cultivar Chinese Spring chromosome 5B, IWGSC CS RefSeq v2.1, whole genome shotgun sequence, the following proteins share a genomic window:
- the LOC123113874 gene encoding uncharacterized protein, with the protein MLAAGADRTMPEGATALEIPSDRPVFLTSLSYGGGPPAATAVFLPRETLTVTGPPATISVYVNFVLDPELEHYWRRLAYAYITPPEAPCRADPGPFIRRVFRTLALDLPQNFELLPPEHGADMAVRFRTPDFREAALLRQPFVLDGVTVKLLRDGETPDTIWVSSDYLVHAALRDYPVEQRTEEGIRWNCCRFGYVREIDPACFAAPDLATVRVVLELEHPREIPHELRIDYNEDDGPTSVVPVEIVSVWHHSHSYDANGHKETVDDALNC; encoded by the exons ATGCTGGCGGCCGGTGCCGAccgcaccatgccggagggggcgACGGCATTGGAGATCCCCTCCGACCGCCCGGTGTTCTTAACCAGCCTGTCCTACGGAGGGGGCCCTCCGGCCGCTACGGCGGTCTTCCTCCCCCGGGAGACGCTCACGGTCACAGGACCCCCGGCCACAATCAGTGTGTACGTCAACTTCGTCCTCGACCCCGAGCTGGAGCACTACTGGCGGCGCCTCGCGTACGCCTACATCACCCCACCGGAGGCCCCGTGCCGCGCCGACCCGGGGCCCTTCATCCGCCGCGTCTTCCGCACCCTCGCCCTCGACCTGCCGCAGAACTTCGAGCTCCTCCCTCCCGAACACGGCGCCGACATGGCTGTGCGCTTCCGCACGCCCGACTTCCGGGAGGCGGCCCTGCTGCGGCAGCCGTTCGTGCTCGACGGCGTCACCGTGAAGCTCCTGCGCGACGGGGAGACCCCCGACACCATCTGGGTGTCGTCCGACTACCTCGTCCACGCCGCCCTGCGCGATTACCCCGTTGAGCAGCGCACAGAGGAGGGGATCAGGTGGAATTGCTGCAGATTCGGGTACGTGCGCGAGATCGACCCGGCCTGCTTCGCGGCGCCCGACCTCGCCACCGTCCGCGTCGTCCTTGAGCTGGAGCACCCTCGAGAGATCCCCCACGAGCTCCGAATTGACTACAATGAAGATGATGGCCCCACCAGTGTCGTCCCCGTCGAGATCGTCAGTGTCTGGCATCACTCACACTCCTACGACGCCAATGGACA CAAAGAGACAGTAGATGATGCACTGAATTGTTGA
- the LOC123113873 gene encoding 3-oxoacyl-[acyl-carrier-protein] reductase 4, with protein MASTMPFSAGLVSLGSPPPQRHSCRFQRYQRPGTLISSAIRHSQVKAMAGVSMDGLAQPQAPVAVVTGASRGIGRAIAVALGKAGCKVVVNYAKSGMEAEEVRREIEESGGTAITFSADVSIEAEVETMMRAAIDTWGTLDVLVNNAGITRDALLMRMKRAQWQEVVDVNLTGVYLCAQAAAAVMMKRKKGRIINIASVAGMIGNIGQANYCAAKAGVIGLTKAMAREYGGRNINVNAVSPGWVASDMTAKLGDDIERKALETIPLGRFGKPEEIAGLVEFLAVHPAASYMTGQVLPVDGGLSI; from the exons atggcatcaaccATGCCGTTCTCCGCTGGCCTCGTTTCCCTTGGGTCTCCGCCGCCGCAGCGCCACAGCTGCAGGTTCCAGCGATATCAGCGACCGGGGACTCTCATTTCATCAG CTATAAGACATAGTCAGGTTAAAGCTATGGCTGGAGTGAGCATGGATGGCTTGGCACAGCCTCAAGCCCCGGTTGCAGTGGTTACCGGAGCATCGAGGGGGATCGGGCGAGCGATAGCTGTGGCTCTTGGGAAAGCAGGGTGCAAG GTAGTTGTGAACTATGCGAAGTCAGGCATGGAAGCTGAAGAAGTGCGCAGAGAG ATCGAGGAGTCCGGTGGCACTGCCATCACCTTTTCAGCCGATGTCTCCATTGAAGCTGAGGTTGAAACCATGATGAGAGCG GCAATTGATACTTGGGGAACGCTGGACGTCCTGGTGAACAATGCAG GGATCACACGAGATGCTCTGCTAATGCGGATGAAGCGGGCACAATGGCAGGAAGTAGTGGACGTAAACCTTACCGGTGTTTACCTCTGTGCCCAG GCTGCGGCGGCagtgatgatgaagaggaagaag GGAAGGATCATCAACATCGCCTCAGTTGCCGGGATGATTGGCAACATTGGCCAGGCCAACTACTGCGCCGCCAAGGCCGGGGTGATTGGATTGACCAAGGCCATGGCCCGGGAGTACGGTGGCAGAAACATAAAT GTGAATGCAGTTTCCCCGGGCTGGGTCGCGTCTGACATGACCGCAAAACTAGGCGATGACATCGAGCGAAAGGCGCTCGAGACAATACCATTAG GACGATTCGGCAAGCCAGAGGAGATCGCTGGACTGGTGGAGTTCTTGGCTGTTCATCCGGCTGCAAGCTACATGACCGGGCAG GTGCTCCCAGTTGATGGTGGCCTGTCCATTTGA